CGAGTTCATGTTGATGGTGCCCTCCTTGGCCATCAGCACCGCGGTGCCCCGCCAGGAACGCTTGTCGCCGCCGGGTGTGCCACCGGAGACCGGAATCGTGCGGACCGTCCTGCCGTCCCGTTCGAGGGTCAGCAGCTTGCGGTCGAGGTCGACCTTCGCAACCTGGCTGGTGCTGCCTATGGTGAACGTGGTCGAGTAGTCGCGGACGAACCAGCCGCCGTCTCCGGAGTCGGTGCCGTTCAGCTCGGCGTCGAGGGTGACCTTCGTACCGGGCTTCCAGTACTCCCTCGGCCGCCAGTCGACCCGGTCCCGGCCGGACCAGTCCTTCATCCAGCCCCAGGAACCCTCGGTCCGGTCCGAGGTGGTGATCTTCAGCTCCTTCTCCACCTCGGCCTTGTCGGTGACCGGATGGTCGAAGACGAGGGAGACCGGCTGCGCGATACCGACGGTCGTGTGCGTCCCCGGCCGCCAGTCGACCTTGTTGACCTTGTCGGCCCCGGCTGTTGTGAACACCGATGTGGTCGTGCTCTTCGTACCGGCCTTCGCCGCGGTGGTGGCCGTCACCGTGTACGAGGTGCCTGGTGCCGTCTTGCGTTGGGAGGCCCAACTCGCCCCGTCCGCGGAGACCGTGCCGCGCAGCGCGTGGCCGTCGGCGTCGGCAACCCTGACCGAGGTGAGGGTGCCTCCCGCCGCGGTGACCGTCACGGGAACGCCGGCCCTGACCCCTCGGCCCTCGGGCACCACGGTCACGGTCGCGGGGCGGACCCGTGCAGCCTCCGTGGCGCCGTGGCCGGCGCTCCGGACCGTGGTGTCGGGGCCGGATCCCGACGAACAGGCAGCGAGCGGTGCCAGTAGCACCGCGACCGCCGCGATGCGCACCTGTATGTGGCTCAACTGAGCCTCCGTCCATGGTCGATCGGTGGGAACACAGCGAATGTAGGGCGGACGAACCGCAGGTGAGAGGGATTGCGGCCGTGTGACGGCGACTGCAGGGAAACGGTCGCCGTCCGGTCACATACGGCGCGTGGAGGGGTCACGGAGGGCTGTGAGCATCGGCCGTATTCCGCCCAGAGAAAGGCTCACACCGTGTCAGAGCTGCTCGTGACGGCCGACCGCGGCCACGACATACCGCTGGGGCCCGTCACGCCCTCCGCGTACCGGGCCTTCCTGGCATCCGGTGAAGGGGCGGAGCTGGGCCCCGGGTTCCTTCAGTGCCCGTCCTGGGCGCAGGTCAAGGACGGCTGGCGTTCGCAACTCGTGGGCTGGGGGCCGGAGCCGGAGTCCGGCGGGCTGTCGGGTGCGGCGCTCGTTCTGCTGCGTCAGCTGCCCGGCACCCGTAAGTACTTCGCCTATCTGCCGGAGGGACCCGTCGCCGACTGGGCGGACCCCGACATCGACGGCTGGCTCCGCCCGTTGCTCCGGCATCTGCGTGCGCTGGGCGCCTTCGCCGTACGGATCGGGCCCTCGCCTGCGTACCGCACCTGGACCGCGGCGCGGCTCAAGTCCGCGACGGGGCCGGGGCGGAGGCTCTCCGACGTCCTCGCGAGCCGGGTCGACCCGTTGGGTATGGCGGTCGCCGAGCGGCTGCGCGCACGGGGATGGCAGCGGTGCGGCGGCGAGGAGGACGGGGACGCGCAGCCGCGCCACGTCTTCCAGGTGCCGCTCGCCGGGCGCGGACCGGACGACCTGTGGTCCGGGCTCAACCAGGAATGGCGGCGCAACGTCCGCCGTGCCGAGAAGGCCGGGGTCGAGGTCGTCGTCGGCGGTGAGGCGGACCTGCCCGAGTTCTACCGTCTGTTGCGGATCACCGAGGAGCGCGACGGCTTCCGGCTGGGCAGGTCGCTGGAGTACTACGAGCGCCAGTACGCGGCGCTCAACGCGGAGGAGCCCGGCCGGATGCGGCTCTACCTCGCGCGTCACGGGGGCGAGACACTGGCCGCGCACACCATGGTCCATGTGGGCCGCCGGGTCTGGTACCAGACGGGCGCCTCCGCGAGCCACCGCCGTGAGGTGCGCCCCTCCAACTTGCTGCAGTGGCGCATGCTGCTCGACGCCCACGCCCTGGGCGCCGAGGTCTACGACATGCGCGGGGTACCCTCGACCCTCGATCCCGACGACCGTTCCCACGGACTGCTGCGCTGGAAGCTCGGCACCGGAGGCGAGGTCGTCCAGACGCTGGGGGAATGGGAGAGACCGTTGGACGGCACGGCCAACTATGCGCTGTACCGCGCATTTCAAGCGTATCTGGCGCGCCGGTGAGTACGCCGGCCACGACGACGCCTGCGGCCGACGCAACGGCGCCGTCCCGGACACCGTCCGTCCTGCGCAGCGGCGCGATCATGGCCGCCGGGTCGGTCGTCTCCCGGGCGACCGGGTTCGTGCGGTCCGCCGTGGTCGCCGCCGCGCTCGGACTAGGGCTGGCCGCGGACGGGTACGCCGTCGGCAACTCCGTCCCCACGATCGTCTACATGCTGCTCCTCGGTGGCGCCCTCAACGCCGTGTTCGTACCCGAACTCGTCAAGGCCGCCAAGCAGCACGAGGACGGCGGGACGGCCTACACCGACCGGCTCCTCACCGTCTGCACCCTCGCCCTGCTGGTGATCACCGGGGCGGCGGTGTGGGGCGCGCCCGCGATCGTCGGCGCGTACACCGACTACACGGGCGGGCAGGCCACCATGACGGTCGCCTTCGCGCGCTACTGCCTGCCGCAGATCTTCTTCCTCGGACTGTTCACCCTGCTCGGCCAAGTACTCAACGCGCGTGGCCGGTTCGGCGCGATGATGTGGACGCCCGTCCTCAACAACGTCGTCGTCATATCCGTCTTCGGCCTCTACCTCGCGACCGGCGACGGCGGTTCGCTCACCTCGGCCGAGACCGCGCTGCTCGGCTGGGGCACCACCGCGGGCATCGCCGTCCAGGCCCTGGCCCTGGTTCCCGCCCTGCGTGCGGCCGGCTTCCGCTTCCGTCCCCGCTTCGACTGGCGCGGCAGCGGACTCGCCCGCCCGCTGCGGTCCGCCGGCTGGCTGGTGCTCCTGGTGCTCACCAACCAGGCTGCGTACT
The Streptomyces sp. NBC_00234 DNA segment above includes these coding regions:
- a CDS encoding L,D-transpeptidase, whose protein sequence is MSHIQVRIAAVAVLLAPLAACSSGSGPDTTVRSAGHGATEAARVRPATVTVVPEGRGVRAGVPVTVTAAGGTLTSVRVADADGHALRGTVSADGASWASQRKTAPGTSYTVTATTAAKAGTKSTTTSVFTTAGADKVNKVDWRPGTHTTVGIAQPVSLVFDHPVTDKAEVEKELKITTSDRTEGSWGWMKDWSGRDRVDWRPREYWKPGTKVTLDAELNGTDSGDGGWFVRDYSTTFTIGSTSQVAKVDLDRKLLTLERDGRTVRTIPVSGGTPGGDKRSWRGTAVLMAKEGTINMNSETVGLGDAYDKMVDHSMRLTWSGMYAHAAPWNDRWFGNANMSSGCIGMSTADAAWFYGQVRPGDPFEITGRDTKGTVAPGNGFGDWNVSWDQWQAKSALR
- a CDS encoding lipid II:glycine glycyltransferase FemX, with translation MSELLVTADRGHDIPLGPVTPSAYRAFLASGEGAELGPGFLQCPSWAQVKDGWRSQLVGWGPEPESGGLSGAALVLLRQLPGTRKYFAYLPEGPVADWADPDIDGWLRPLLRHLRALGAFAVRIGPSPAYRTWTAARLKSATGPGRRLSDVLASRVDPLGMAVAERLRARGWQRCGGEEDGDAQPRHVFQVPLAGRGPDDLWSGLNQEWRRNVRRAEKAGVEVVVGGEADLPEFYRLLRITEERDGFRLGRSLEYYERQYAALNAEEPGRMRLYLARHGGETLAAHTMVHVGRRVWYQTGASASHRREVRPSNLLQWRMLLDAHALGAEVYDMRGVPSTLDPDDRSHGLLRWKLGTGGEVVQTLGEWERPLDGTANYALYRAFQAYLARR